A DNA window from Vibrio tarriae contains the following coding sequences:
- the tkt gene encoding transketolase, with protein MNRKQLANAIRALSMDGVQKANSGHPGAPMGMADIAEVLWRSHLNHNPQNPNWADRDRFVLSNGHGSMLIYSLLHLSGYELSIDDLKNFRQLHSKTPGHPEYGYAPGIETTTGPLGQGITNAVGMAIAEKALAAQFNKPGHDIVDHFTYVFMGDGCLMEGISHEACSLAGTLGLGKLIAFWDDNGISIDGHVEGWFSDDTPKRFEAYGWHVIPAVDGHDADAINAAIEAAKAETSRPTLICTKTIIGFGSPNKAGSHDCHGAPLGNDEIKAAREFLGWEYAPFEIPADIYAAWDAKQAGANKEAAWDEKFAAYAKAYPAEAAEYKRRVAGELPANWEAATSEIIANLQANPANIASRKASQNALEAFGKLLPEFMGGSADLAPSNLTMWSGSKSLTAEDFSGNYLHYGVREFGMTAIINGIALHGGFVPYGATFLMFMEYARNAMRMAALMKVQNIQVYTHDSIGLGEDGPTHQPVEQIASLRMTPNMSTWRPCDQVESAVAWKLAIERKDAPSALIFSRQNLAQQPRSAEQVANIAKGGYILKDCAGQPELILIATGSEVELAVAAYEQLSAEGKAVRVVSMPSTDAFDKQDAAYREAVLPAAVTKRIALEAGIADFWYKYVGFGGRIIGMTSFGESAPAGELFKLFGFTTENVVKQAKELLA; from the coding sequence ATGAACCGCAAACAACTTGCCAATGCTATCCGCGCCCTGAGCATGGACGGTGTTCAAAAAGCTAACTCTGGCCACCCGGGAGCCCCAATGGGCATGGCGGATATCGCCGAAGTGCTGTGGCGTTCACACTTAAACCACAACCCACAAAACCCAAACTGGGCTGACCGCGACCGCTTTGTGCTGTCTAACGGCCACGGCTCTATGCTGATTTACTCGCTGCTGCACCTGAGCGGTTATGAGCTGTCGATTGACGATTTGAAAAACTTCCGTCAACTGCATTCCAAAACACCGGGTCACCCAGAGTACGGTTACGCACCGGGCATCGAAACCACCACTGGCCCACTAGGCCAAGGCATCACCAATGCCGTAGGTATGGCGATTGCTGAAAAAGCTCTGGCGGCGCAGTTCAACAAACCGGGTCACGACATCGTTGACCACTTCACTTATGTGTTCATGGGTGACGGCTGTTTGATGGAAGGCATTTCGCACGAAGCGTGTTCACTGGCGGGCACACTTGGCCTTGGCAAACTGATTGCGTTCTGGGATGACAACGGTATTTCTATCGACGGTCACGTGGAAGGCTGGTTCTCAGACGACACACCAAAACGTTTTGAAGCGTACGGCTGGCATGTGATCCCAGCGGTTGATGGTCACGATGCAGATGCGATTAACGCTGCGATTGAAGCCGCGAAAGCAGAAACCTCTCGCCCAACGCTGATTTGTACCAAAACCATCATCGGTTTCGGCTCACCAAACAAAGCGGGCTCACACGATTGTCACGGCGCGCCTCTGGGCAACGATGAAATCAAAGCTGCACGTGAATTCTTGGGTTGGGAATACGCTCCGTTTGAAATCCCTGCGGACATCTACGCAGCGTGGGATGCAAAACAAGCAGGCGCAAACAAAGAAGCCGCTTGGGATGAAAAATTCGCGGCTTACGCGAAAGCTTACCCAGCCGAAGCTGCAGAATACAAACGCCGCGTAGCGGGCGAGCTGCCAGCGAATTGGGAAGCAGCAACCAGCGAAATTATCGCCAATCTGCAAGCCAATCCTGCCAACATCGCATCGCGTAAAGCATCACAAAATGCGCTGGAAGCGTTCGGCAAACTGCTGCCAGAATTTATGGGCGGCTCAGCTGACCTAGCGCCTTCTAACCTCACCATGTGGTCTGGCTCTAAGTCACTGACGGCAGAAGACTTCTCAGGTAACTACCTCCACTACGGTGTGCGTGAGTTTGGTATGACGGCCATCATCAATGGTATCGCGCTGCACGGTGGCTTTGTGCCTTACGGTGCAACCTTCCTGATGTTCATGGAATACGCGCGTAATGCGATGCGTATGGCGGCACTGATGAAAGTGCAAAACATCCAAGTGTACACGCATGACTCGATTGGTCTGGGTGAAGATGGTCCAACCCACCAACCGGTTGAGCAAATCGCTTCTCTGCGTATGACGCCAAACATGAGCACATGGCGTCCATGTGACCAAGTGGAATCGGCAGTGGCTTGGAAACTGGCGATTGAGCGTAAAGACGCGCCATCTGCGCTGATTTTCTCGCGTCAAAACCTCGCGCAGCAACCACGCAGTGCTGAGCAAGTCGCGAACATCGCCAAAGGCGGTTACATCCTGAAAGATTGCGCAGGCCAACCTGAGCTTATCCTGATTGCGACTGGCTCTGAAGTGGAACTCGCAGTTGCCGCTTACGAGCAACTGAGCGCTGAAGGCAAAGCGGTGCGTGTGGTCTCTATGCCATCAACCGACGCGTTTGATAAGCAAGATGCCGCTTACCGTGAAGCTGTACTGCCAGCGGCAGTCACCAAGCGTATCGCGCTTGAAGCGGGAATTGCTGACTTCTGGTACAAGTACGTCGGCTTTGGTGGTCGCATCATCGGCATGACCAGCTTCGGCGAATCCGCACCAGCGGGTGAGCTGTTCAAGCTGTTTGGTTTCACGACTGAAAACGTAGTGAAACAAGCCAAAGAACTGCTGGCGTAA
- the tal gene encoding transaldolase, with translation MSNKLAQLRKLTTVVADTGEIDAIKKYQPEDATTNPSLILKAAQIAEYAPLIDQAIAYAKTQSNDKAQQVQDTCDMLAVNIGKEILKTIPGRISTEVDARLSYDTERSVAKARQLVKMYNDAGISNDRILIKLASTWEGIRAAEILEKEGINCNLTLLFSFAQARACAEAGVFLISPFVGRIMDWYKAKEGRDFAASEDPGVLSVTKIYNYYKEHGYKTVVMGASFRNIGEILELAGCDRLTIAPSLLAELEAAEGELVAKLVDSKGSKARPAPMTHSEFLWEHNLDAMAVEKLAEGIRNFAVDQGKLEAMIAAKL, from the coding sequence ATGAGCAATAAATTAGCGCAACTTCGTAAACTGACCACAGTCGTGGCCGACACTGGTGAAATTGATGCGATCAAAAAATACCAGCCAGAAGACGCGACCACTAACCCTTCTCTGATTCTAAAAGCTGCGCAGATTGCTGAATACGCGCCTCTGATTGATCAAGCTATCGCCTACGCAAAAACTCAAAGCAACGACAAAGCACAACAAGTACAAGACACTTGTGACATGCTGGCGGTCAACATCGGTAAAGAAATCCTAAAAACCATTCCGGGTCGTATTTCGACTGAAGTTGACGCGCGTCTTTCTTACGACACCGAGCGCAGCGTAGCGAAAGCACGTCAGCTAGTAAAAATGTACAACGATGCGGGCATCAGCAACGATCGTATCCTGATCAAACTGGCTTCTACTTGGGAAGGTATCCGCGCGGCGGAAATTCTTGAAAAAGAAGGCATCAACTGTAACCTGACTCTGCTGTTCTCTTTCGCACAAGCGCGTGCGTGTGCTGAAGCAGGCGTGTTCCTGATCTCTCCATTCGTTGGCCGTATCATGGACTGGTACAAAGCTAAAGAAGGCCGTGATTTCGCAGCAAGCGAAGATCCAGGCGTACTGTCAGTCACCAAGATCTACAACTACTACAAAGAGCACGGCTACAAAACTGTCGTGATGGGTGCAAGCTTCCGTAACATCGGCGAGATCCTAGAACTGGCTGGCTGTGACCGCCTGACTATCGCACCTTCGCTACTGGCTGAGCTTGAAGCGGCTGAAGGCGAATTGGTTGCAAAACTGGTTGACTCAAAAGGCTCTAAAGCTCGCCCTGCTCCAATGACGCACAGCGAATTCCTGTGGGAACACAACCTAGACGCTATGGCCGTTGAGAAGCTGGCTGAAGGCATCCGTAACTTCGCGGTTGACCAAGGCAAACTGGAAGCAATGATCGCGGCTAAGCTGTAA
- a CDS encoding NUDIX hydrolase produces the protein MSVEKSPTRLPVAECVSFLLIKEGSCLLERRSATKASDPNIIAIPGGHIEAGENQSQALQREVQEELGVDAMRSVYLCSLYHPTEFELQLLHYYVVDQWQGEIACHEADEVFWTPIAPSAVETIADKIAIQEFQRLYPRYLAL, from the coding sequence GTGTCTGTAGAGAAATCGCCAACAAGATTGCCCGTGGCCGAATGTGTCTCTTTTTTGCTGATCAAAGAGGGCAGTTGTCTGCTCGAACGTCGCTCAGCAACCAAAGCGAGCGATCCTAATATCATCGCGATCCCCGGTGGGCATATCGAAGCGGGAGAAAACCAATCGCAAGCGTTGCAGCGTGAAGTGCAAGAAGAGTTAGGCGTAGACGCCATGCGCAGCGTTTATCTCTGCTCGCTTTATCATCCGACAGAATTTGAGCTGCAACTGCTGCACTATTACGTGGTGGATCAATGGCAAGGTGAGATTGCCTGCCACGAAGCGGACGAAGTTTTTTGGACGCCGATTGCGCCAAGTGCGGTGGAAACCATTGCCGATAAAATCGCGATTCAAGAGTTCCAACGCCTGTATCCACGCTATCTGGCGCTTTAA
- a CDS encoding RNA methyltransferase, with protein MTTSSTVIIGLHNPKSPTNVGAVMRAAGCYNATQVRYNGTRYARAVKFQTDTQSSHERIGLVEMDDLTAGLDSKVKIVCVELAVGATALPHFTHPEQAIYLFGPEDGSLPQEVVDQAHHVVYVPTHGCMNLAATVNVVLYDRLAKSLGEIDDQAQVIANRDNKNRLKVKS; from the coding sequence ATGACCACCTCTTCCACCGTAATTATTGGATTGCACAACCCGAAAAGCCCAACCAACGTCGGCGCAGTAATGCGTGCTGCTGGCTGCTACAACGCCACTCAAGTGCGTTACAACGGTACACGTTATGCTCGCGCCGTGAAATTTCAGACCGATACTCAAAGTAGCCATGAACGTATTGGATTAGTAGAGATGGACGATCTCACCGCGGGATTGGATAGCAAAGTCAAAATCGTCTGTGTCGAGCTGGCGGTAGGTGCAACTGCGCTGCCTCACTTTACCCATCCAGAACAAGCGATTTATCTGTTTGGCCCCGAAGATGGTTCGCTGCCGCAAGAAGTGGTCGATCAAGCGCATCATGTGGTTTACGTACCCACCCACGGCTGTATGAACCTCGCCGCCACCGTCAATGTAGTGCTGTATGACCGTTTAGCCAAAAGCCTCGGTGAGATTGACGATCAAGCACAAGTAATCGCCAATCGAGATAATAAAAATCGGTTGAAGGTGAAAAGCTAA
- a CDS encoding glycoside hydrolase family 18 protein has translation MKKTVIATALFTALCSHAVLANQPVVAGYFADWQYANTANPYVVKDIPAENLTHVIYAFLSMCGPHTGANETVQKLVAEQCKGKPDFTAIVVDTEAALEKDFGAVKVKVPYKGHFAQLAQLKADHPQLKILPSFGGWTMSEPFHAMAKDPKSVEQFAKTAAQLITQYDFFDGVDLDWEYPGGGGLTTSPWNPETKLSDEQMATEKAAFTHLVKTLRAELDALGKTKQREYELSTAVGVGSKAAQIDWPAAAPYLTNMFAMTYDYLGGWGQQTGHVTNLHATERSWWGMGSDVFINQMIELGIPREKLVIGAAYYGRGWQGTKDYDGGLPTAELSSEQGAQFGTTENGYFMYWDLMKNYTAQQGYQYHYDEASHAPYLWNPEKKVFISFEDERSVAAKAKWAKEQKLGGIFTWELSGDPSGKLTQTMFESIK, from the coding sequence ATGAAAAAAACAGTCATTGCTACCGCATTATTTACTGCATTATGCAGCCATGCGGTGCTCGCCAACCAACCGGTGGTCGCGGGGTATTTTGCCGATTGGCAATATGCCAACACTGCCAATCCCTACGTTGTAAAAGATATTCCTGCCGAGAACCTGACTCATGTGATCTACGCGTTTTTGAGTATGTGTGGCCCACACACCGGTGCAAATGAAACCGTACAAAAACTGGTGGCCGAGCAGTGTAAAGGCAAACCTGATTTCACCGCCATTGTGGTGGATACGGAAGCGGCGTTGGAGAAAGACTTTGGCGCAGTCAAAGTGAAGGTGCCTTATAAAGGCCACTTTGCTCAGTTAGCACAGTTGAAAGCCGATCATCCACAGTTGAAAATTTTGCCTTCCTTTGGTGGCTGGACCATGTCAGAGCCATTCCACGCAATGGCGAAAGATCCTAAATCGGTCGAGCAGTTTGCAAAGACAGCGGCACAGCTAATCACGCAGTACGATTTCTTTGATGGTGTGGATCTCGATTGGGAATATCCCGGTGGCGGTGGTTTAACCACCTCACCTTGGAACCCTGAAACCAAGCTTAGCGACGAGCAAATGGCCACAGAAAAAGCCGCATTCACCCACTTAGTGAAAACTCTGCGTGCGGAATTGGATGCGTTAGGCAAAACTAAACAGCGTGAATATGAGCTTTCCACTGCGGTCGGTGTTGGCTCAAAAGCGGCGCAAATTGACTGGCCAGCCGCTGCACCGTATTTAACCAATATGTTTGCTATGACCTACGATTACCTTGGCGGATGGGGTCAACAAACGGGACACGTTACCAATTTGCACGCCACCGAACGTAGTTGGTGGGGAATGGGCTCGGATGTTTTTATCAATCAGATGATCGAGCTCGGCATTCCACGTGAAAAATTGGTGATTGGTGCAGCTTATTACGGTCGTGGCTGGCAAGGTACCAAAGATTATGACGGTGGTTTGCCCACTGCGGAGCTAAGCTCCGAGCAGGGAGCACAGTTTGGTACCACAGAAAATGGTTACTTCATGTATTGGGATTTAATGAAGAACTACACTGCGCAACAAGGCTATCAATATCATTATGACGAAGCCTCACACGCACCGTATCTGTGGAACCCAGAGAAGAAAGTCTTCATCAGTTTTGAAGATGAACGCTCGGTAGCGGCGAAAGCCAAATGGGCGAAAGAGCAAAAACTCGGTGGTATTTTCACGTGGGAACTCTCTGGCGATCCTTCCGGTAAGCTAACTCAAACCATGTTTGAATCGATCAAATAA
- a CDS encoding tRNA (adenine(22)-N(1))-methyltransferase: MKLGKRLTQLVQHVKRDYDHIWDCCCDHGLLGAALLKQHPSSTVHFVDIVPSLIEKVTIDLTRYFPATTDSPRWHTYCLDVRDLPLEANSGSHLVIIAGVGGDLMTEFIAELAKRHPSMTFDLLLCPVHHTYTLREQLIALNAELKSERLVEENQRIYELLHVQISPSSGACSHPLSLVGESLWQVSGTDQSKIAQRYLQQLQQHYQRKAQGGDAGAEQCWQAYQAVEIIQHMDASLELAQ, encoded by the coding sequence ATGAAATTAGGAAAACGGCTGACTCAGTTAGTCCAACACGTAAAGCGCGACTACGACCATATTTGGGATTGCTGCTGCGACCACGGCTTACTCGGCGCAGCGTTGCTCAAACAGCACCCAAGCAGCACAGTGCATTTTGTCGATATCGTTCCGTCTTTGATTGAGAAGGTGACGATCGATTTAACCCGCTATTTTCCTGCCACGACCGATTCACCGCGCTGGCACACATACTGCCTTGATGTGCGCGATTTGCCACTCGAAGCGAACTCCGGATCGCATCTCGTCATCATCGCCGGAGTAGGCGGAGATTTGATGACGGAATTTATTGCCGAGCTTGCCAAGCGTCATCCAAGCATGACGTTTGATCTGCTGCTGTGCCCGGTTCACCACACTTACACCTTGCGCGAGCAGTTAATCGCGCTTAATGCGGAGCTGAAAAGCGAGCGTTTAGTGGAAGAGAATCAGCGCATTTATGAGCTACTGCATGTGCAGATCTCTCCCAGTTCGGGGGCTTGCTCTCACCCTCTCTCTTTGGTCGGTGAATCGCTGTGGCAAGTCAGCGGCACAGATCAATCAAAGATCGCGCAGCGTTATTTACAGCAGTTGCAGCAGCACTATCAGCGCAAAGCGCAAGGCGGTGATGCAGGTGCAGAGCAGTGTTGGCAAGCGTATCAAGCCGTGGAGATCATTCAGCACATGGATGCCTCTCTAGAACTCGCTCAATAG
- a CDS encoding DUF4336 domain-containing protein has translation MQLIGERIWIFDGEAVPFFNMPYTTRMTIIKLNDGRLWVHSPIRLTDTLKTEVDSLGDIAYLIAPNHLHHLFIKDWQDAFPQARTFGTQEVAKKRPDLHFDGLLTSDFAVPWGDEIAYLLFTGSKVMQESVFFHPLSHTLILTDLIENFSPSAITGWRQRIARWAGVMAPNGQTPLDWRLTFYLNKTEASRHMSIILSWEPKQIVLAHGEWIKEQAVEFLRHSFRWLKI, from the coding sequence ATGCAATTGATTGGCGAGCGAATTTGGATTTTTGATGGTGAGGCCGTGCCGTTTTTCAATATGCCGTACACGACACGAATGACCATTATCAAGCTGAATGATGGGCGGTTATGGGTACACAGCCCGATTCGACTGACGGATACCTTAAAAACAGAAGTCGATTCTTTGGGAGACATCGCTTATCTGATCGCTCCAAATCATTTGCATCATCTGTTTATCAAAGATTGGCAAGATGCGTTTCCGCAAGCCCGAACATTTGGTACACAAGAAGTGGCAAAAAAACGGCCTGATCTTCATTTTGATGGTTTGTTAACTTCGGATTTTGCAGTTCCTTGGGGTGATGAGATCGCTTATCTGCTCTTTACTGGCTCAAAAGTCATGCAAGAGAGTGTTTTCTTTCACCCTCTGTCACACACCTTGATCCTGACTGATCTGATTGAAAACTTTTCGCCCTCGGCGATTACGGGTTGGCGACAACGAATTGCCCGTTGGGCAGGTGTTATGGCTCCAAACGGACAAACTCCGCTCGATTGGCGACTCACTTTCTATTTAAACAAAACTGAGGCCAGTCGCCATATGTCGATCATTCTGAGTTGGGAACCAAAGCAAATTGTTTTAGCGCATGGTGAATGGATAAAAGAACAGGCCGTAGAGTTTCTGCGCCATTCATTCCGTTGGTTGAAGATCTAA
- a CDS encoding GlpM family protein, whose amino-acid sequence MAALFFKCLLGALAVLIIALLSKTKSFFISGLVPLFPTFALIAHYIVGTERTIEDLRTTALFGLYSLIPYAAYLLAVYYFSYRLSLTGTLVCATLVWLVFAALLLVGWTRLHPSMA is encoded by the coding sequence ATGGCGGCTCTGTTTTTCAAGTGCTTGCTCGGAGCGCTTGCGGTGTTGATCATTGCCCTGTTATCCAAAACCAAAAGCTTTTTTATTTCCGGCCTTGTGCCGCTATTTCCCACCTTTGCTTTAATCGCCCATTACATTGTTGGCACCGAACGCACCATAGAAGATTTGCGCACTACCGCGCTGTTTGGGCTGTATTCGCTTATCCCGTATGCGGCGTATCTTCTTGCGGTGTATTACTTTAGTTACCGCCTGAGCCTTACTGGCACTCTGGTCTGTGCCACCTTGGTTTGGCTGGTGTTTGCTGCACTTTTACTGGTGGGTTGGACTCGTTTACACCCGAGCATGGCCTAA
- a CDS encoding D-2-hydroxyacid dehydrogenase family protein, whose product MKIAVLDDYQNVVRGLNAFQCLQGHDVTVFNDSLSDETVLIERLKPFEALVLIRERTPITENLLAHLPNLKLIGQTGKVSNHIDVPLCERYGVTVLEGIGSPVAPAELCWGLILAASRHLPSYIEHVHAGHWQQNGGLGLGRTLSGRTLGIWGLGKIGQRIAQFGHVFGMPILVWGSEASRQKALELGYQAAANKAEFFAKADVLSLHLRLNNVTRGIVTKQDLLAMKADSLFVNTSRAELVESGALYSVMQANPTRQAAVDVYENEPALPSNEPLLSLPNVLCAPHLGYVEKNSYEIYFQAAFENVVKFARSTTKASLSDKA is encoded by the coding sequence ATGAAAATCGCTGTTCTGGATGATTACCAAAATGTGGTGCGTGGCTTAAACGCCTTTCAATGCTTACAAGGGCATGACGTCACCGTATTCAATGACAGCCTGAGTGATGAAACGGTATTGATTGAGCGTCTGAAACCATTTGAGGCTTTGGTGCTGATCCGCGAGCGCACCCCAATCACTGAAAATCTTTTGGCTCATCTGCCGAATTTGAAACTCATCGGCCAGACCGGAAAAGTCAGCAACCATATTGATGTGCCTCTGTGTGAGCGTTATGGCGTGACCGTGTTAGAAGGCATCGGTTCTCCCGTTGCCCCAGCGGAGCTGTGCTGGGGTTTAATCCTTGCCGCTTCGCGCCATTTGCCAAGTTATATCGAGCATGTACACGCAGGCCATTGGCAGCAAAATGGCGGATTAGGGTTAGGTCGAACCCTCTCTGGTCGCACCTTGGGCATTTGGGGGTTAGGCAAAATCGGTCAGCGCATTGCTCAATTTGGTCACGTATTTGGTATGCCAATCTTGGTGTGGGGCAGTGAAGCCTCGCGGCAAAAAGCGCTTGAGTTGGGTTATCAAGCCGCCGCAAATAAAGCCGAATTTTTTGCTAAAGCCGACGTACTTTCACTGCACTTACGTTTGAATAACGTCACGCGTGGCATTGTGACCAAGCAAGATCTGCTTGCCATGAAAGCCGATTCGCTGTTTGTGAATACCAGCCGAGCGGAGTTAGTGGAATCGGGCGCACTCTACTCAGTGATGCAGGCTAACCCAACGCGCCAAGCTGCGGTCGATGTATACGAAAACGAGCCCGCGTTACCCAGCAATGAGCCGCTGCTGAGTTTGCCCAATGTGCTGTGCGCGCCGCATCTGGGTTATGTGGAAAAAAACAGCTACGAGATCTACTTTCAGGCCGCGTTTGAGAATGTGGTCAAGTTTGCTCGCTCGACCACGAAAGCGTCATTGAGCGATAAGGCCTAA
- a CDS encoding sugar-binding transcriptional regulator yields the protein MSQIPEISVESTDLLTEIAVSYYQDGATQEEISKKYAISRAKVGRLLKQARDEGIVEITVKYHPVFSAKIEQRLIERFGVRRALIALDQPNDEAQRQQVAGLVSNYLTSTLKNGMVMTVGQGRNVSAVAHHVGVITPRDCKFVCSIGGIHPRGGMFNADHICRQLAKKYGGSSETLYAPAYAENPEQKRVFMQNSTVKQTLDLARKADIALVGIGDMSENSYMVDLGWFTPEEVVQSRLNQGVVGDFAGHDFFDVHGRIANTVMNDRVIGLGIDEFRPIAEVIAIAAENSKPLALLGALRTGAIDVIATSVSNALTVLNLDEQMQTALSS from the coding sequence ATGAGCCAAATTCCAGAGATTTCGGTTGAAAGTACCGACCTGCTGACTGAAATCGCCGTCTCTTATTATCAAGATGGCGCAACGCAGGAAGAGATTTCCAAAAAATACGCCATTTCACGCGCCAAAGTAGGGCGATTGCTCAAACAAGCCCGTGATGAGGGGATTGTTGAAATCACTGTGAAATACCATCCGGTGTTTAGTGCCAAAATCGAGCAACGTTTGATCGAACGTTTTGGTGTACGCCGCGCCCTGATTGCGCTCGATCAGCCCAATGATGAAGCGCAGCGCCAGCAAGTCGCGGGGTTGGTGTCCAACTATCTCACCAGTACGCTCAAAAACGGCATGGTAATGACGGTTGGACAAGGGCGTAATGTGTCGGCCGTAGCGCATCATGTCGGGGTGATCACGCCGCGAGATTGCAAATTTGTGTGTAGCATCGGCGGCATTCACCCGCGCGGCGGTATGTTTAACGCCGACCACATTTGTCGCCAGCTTGCTAAAAAATACGGCGGAAGTTCGGAAACCTTGTACGCGCCGGCCTACGCAGAAAACCCGGAGCAGAAACGGGTATTCATGCAAAACAGCACGGTGAAGCAAACGCTCGATCTCGCCCGTAAAGCGGATATCGCACTGGTCGGTATTGGGGATATGAGTGAAAACAGCTACATGGTTGACCTTGGCTGGTTTACGCCGGAAGAAGTGGTGCAATCACGCTTGAATCAAGGTGTGGTCGGGGATTTTGCCGGGCATGATTTTTTTGATGTGCATGGGCGCATCGCCAATACCGTGATGAATGATCGCGTGATTGGCTTGGGGATTGATGAGTTCCGCCCAATTGCCGAAGTGATCGCAATTGCCGCAGAAAACAGTAAACCGCTTGCTCTTTTAGGCGCACTGCGCACCGGTGCGATTGATGTGATCGCGACGAGTGTAAGTAACGCTTTGACGGTACTCAACTTAGATGAGCAGATGCAAACGGCATTAAGTTCATAA
- a CDS encoding GNAT family N-acetyltransferase, whose translation MPLTRLTLQDETAFAEFFQDFQRNDPINCDFYRQGDENFADYVQLLDDHAHGQNLPCGYVPCSYFWYQDQQGKILGALRLRHHIDTPFLTNEAGHIGYDVAPSARRKGIGREMLRLGLIEAKRLGLKRVLLVADSDIHASRRVIERNGGVFESTITGEYFPSLLTRYWIDLKE comes from the coding sequence ATGCCGTTAACTCGATTAACTTTGCAGGATGAAACGGCTTTTGCCGAGTTCTTCCAAGATTTTCAGCGCAACGATCCGATCAACTGTGATTTTTACCGCCAAGGCGATGAAAACTTTGCCGACTATGTGCAGCTGTTGGATGACCACGCCCACGGCCAAAACCTGCCTTGTGGCTACGTGCCTTGCAGCTATTTTTGGTATCAGGACCAACAAGGCAAGATTTTGGGTGCGCTGCGTTTGCGCCACCACATTGATACGCCATTTCTTACTAACGAAGCGGGGCATATTGGCTACGATGTTGCACCCAGTGCACGCCGCAAGGGCATTGGCCGCGAAATGCTGCGTCTTGGATTGATAGAAGCCAAACGCTTAGGCTTAAAACGCGTGTTGCTGGTTGCCGATAGCGATATTCACGCATCACGCCGCGTGATTGAACGTAACGGCGGTGTGTTTGAAAGCACGATCACCGGAGAGTATTTCCCCTCTTTACTGACACGCTACTGGATTGATTTAAAAGAATGA
- a CDS encoding AbrB family transcriptional regulator, with protein MFERVSFTLFIQILIIAAVAAGTGTLLSIPLSEMFIASGLVIVLHKKRWLTIYTPPWLLLFVQVVLGISVGATISLSELGTTLTLPVIVGLVCCLTLQIISSYLWLTKKEGWTPFESLLGAVPGAMAAILVISESSEKPSAKVVYSHSVRLMILTLLALLISNSAPDSASVDGSLTVYAWLIFLALALMSLLLGKASTLLGIPAPYMLAALLTTASFNGFATGIDMQLPKWMVIFATALLGILIGSRIADTTLREAMAYSRAGVMVTMIGLLVAVGVSGVFSILIDKSWVVLLLSWVPGSVEAMTAVALLLGMEPAFVMINHALRLLLLYSLPAMLKKQLEELRGR; from the coding sequence ATGTTCGAAAGAGTTTCTTTCACACTCTTTATTCAAATATTGATTATCGCCGCCGTGGCTGCGGGGACAGGGACGCTACTCTCCATCCCACTTTCTGAAATGTTTATTGCCTCGGGTTTGGTTATTGTGCTGCACAAGAAGCGTTGGCTAACTATTTATACGCCGCCGTGGCTGCTGCTGTTTGTGCAAGTCGTGCTTGGGATCAGTGTCGGCGCGACCATCAGTTTGAGTGAGCTAGGTACCACCTTAACCTTGCCAGTGATCGTGGGGTTGGTGTGCTGTTTAACGCTGCAAATCATCAGTAGCTATTTGTGGCTTACCAAAAAAGAGGGTTGGACGCCGTTTGAATCTCTACTCGGTGCCGTACCGGGTGCCATGGCCGCGATTTTGGTGATCAGCGAATCAAGCGAAAAGCCTTCCGCCAAAGTGGTCTATTCCCACTCTGTGCGACTGATGATCCTCACTTTGTTGGCACTGTTGATCTCCAACAGCGCGCCAGATAGCGCATCCGTAGACGGCAGCCTGACCGTTTACGCTTGGCTTATTTTCTTGGCTCTGGCGCTGATGAGTTTGCTACTGGGTAAAGCTTCCACCTTACTCGGCATTCCTGCGCCTTATATGTTGGCAGCGTTACTCACCACCGCCAGCTTTAATGGCTTTGCCACTGGCATTGATATGCAACTGCCGAAATGGATGGTGATATTCGCCACCGCTTTACTCGGCATTTTGATCGGCTCACGCATTGCCGATACCACACTGCGCGAAGCCATGGCGTATTCCCGCGCAGGGGTAATGGTCACCATGATTGGCCTTTTGGTCGCGGTGGGTGTCTCCGGCGTCTTTTCTATTTTGATCGATAAATCATGGGTCGTGCTGCTGCTTTCTTGGGTTCCCGGCAGTGTAGAAGCCATGACCGCCGTCGCCCTACTGCTCGGAATGGAGCCCGCGTTTGTGATGATTAATCACGCTCTGCGCCTGTTGTTGCTCTACTCACTGCCCGCCATGCTGAAAAAGCAGTTAGAGGAGTTGAGGGGGAGGTGA